In one window of Erythrolamprus reginae isolate rEryReg1 chromosome 1, rEryReg1.hap1, whole genome shotgun sequence DNA:
- the ZC3H15 gene encoding zinc finger CCCH domain-containing protein 15, which translates to MPPKKPPPPSAPGNKKADQKKKEKIIEDKTFGLKNKKGAKQQKFIKAVTHQVKFGQQNPRQAAQGDADKKVKKDDKKKELQELNELFKPVVAAQKISKGADPKSVVCAFFKQGQCTKGDKCKFSHDLSLERKCEKRSVYIDARDDELEKDTMDNWDEKKLEEVVNKKHGEAEKKKPKTQIVCKYFLDAIENNKYGWFWVCPGGGDNCMYRHALPPGFVLKKDKKKEEKEEEISLEDLIEKERSALGANVTKITLESFLAWKKRKRQEKIDKAEQDMERRKADFKAGKALVISGREVFEFRPELVDADDEEADDTHYVQETGEDEVDELVRVNDIDLNLYVPKDVDETGITVASLERFSTYVSTEKDDNKLSEASGGGLENGEQSDLDPDSDMEDNPENGVIDAVPVDENLFTGEDLEELEEELNTLDLEE; encoded by the exons gATAAAACATTTGGCTTAAAGAACAAGAAAGGAGCAAAACAACAAAAGTTTATTAAGGCAGTGACCCACCAAGTTAAATTTGGTCAACAAAACCCACGGCAG GCTGCTCAAGGAGATGCTGACAAAAAAGTTAAGAAAGATGATAAGAAGAAAGAATTGCAAGAACTGAATGAACTTTTCAAACCTGTTGTTGCAGCCCAAAAAATAAGTAAAG GAGCAGATCCAAAATCGGTAGTCTGTGCCTTCTTCAAGCAGGGACAATGCACAAAAGGAGACAAGTGCAAATTCTCTCATGACTTGTCTTTAGAGAGAAAGTGTGAAAAGAGAAGTGTCTACATTGATGCACGAGATGACGAGCTTGAAAAAG ACACAATGGATAACTGGGATGAAAAAAAGCTGGAGGAGGTAGTGAACAAGAAGCATGGGGAAGCTGAAAAGAAAAAACCTAAAACACAAATT GTGTGCAAGTATTTCCTTGATGCTATTGAAAACAATAAATACGGCTGGTTTTGGGTCTGTCCTGGTGGAGGTGACAATTGTATGTACCGTCATGCACTTCCTCCTGGTTTTGTGCTCAAaaaggacaaaaagaaagaagaaaaagaagaagaaatttcttTAGAAGATCTAATAGAAAAAGAG cGTTCTGCCTTAGGAGCAAATGTTACTAAAATTACTTTAGAGTCTTTTCTTgcatggaagaaaagaaaaagacaagaaaaaattGATAAGGCTGAGCAAgatatggaaagaaggaaagcggACTTTAAAGCTGGTAAAGCATTGGTG ATCAGCGGGCGTGAAGTGTTTGAGTTCCGTCCAGAATTAGTTGATGCAGATGATGAAGAAGCAGATGACACCCATTATGTTCAAGAGACAGGAGAAGATGAG GTTGATGAACTTGTCCGTGTAAATGATATCGACTTGAATCTTTATGTTCCAAAAGATGTGGATGAGACTGGAATTACTGTagctagtttggagcgatttagcACATATGTTTCTACTGAGAAAGATG acaACAAGTTAAGTGAAGCTTCAGGGGGTGGACTTGAAAATGGAGAGCAAAGTGATTTAGATCCTGACAGTGACATGGAAGACAACCCTGAAAATGGGGTAATTGATGCTGTACCTGTTGATGAAAATCTATTTACTGGCGAGGACTTGGAAGAACTAGAAGAAGAACTAAATACACTTGATTTAGAAGAATGA